The Bradyrhizobium sp. CCBAU 051011 DNA segment GGCTCCAGGCCGGTGAGGGCAGGCACGCCCTCCGTCCTGTAGAGTTCGTAGAAGGTCAGTCCCGGGTTGGCATCGATCTCCACCATCTTGGACGTGACGTCGAAGGACTTGAACACCGACTTGCCGGCCTCATTGCGGCCCGTCAGCGCCCGCTTCGGCGGCGGCAGTTCGCTCGCATCTTTCGCTTCGGCCGATTGTGACACCGCGGCGAGGGCGCCGCCGCCGACCATCGCGGAGAGTGCCTGCAGCACCTGGCGCCGATCGCCGCCTTTGAATCGTTTAAATGAAAGCTCCGCATCGTCAGCGGATTCGTTCTTGCTCTTGCTCCGTGGCCACCACTGCCAAGAAAACCGCCAAGAGAACCTGCCCATTTGCGTCTCTCCTTGTAGCGTGCAATCAACCTGCCGTTACAATCAAAGAATGAACGGCGAGCCGCGCGCAACTGTAACAAGGATGAAGATATTGGCCAGCCTACTTCCGGATAGGGCGAGGCTGGAAGGCGTGGGCGTGCGCCCTTTATCGCAACGGCGTGTTCAGCCTGTCGCCGATGACCTGGTAGAGGCGTGACGCGATCACCGCAGCGAGTGTCGATGCAACAAGGGCCATTGTGCCGAGCCACAGCAGGCTTGCCACCACTCCGGTCAGGGTCCGCGGGGTCGCCCAAACCCAGGCCTGCAACAAGGAGATTACCGCGAGGCCGAGCAATCCGATTGGGATGAACGGCAGGGATCGTTACTGCAAGGGCAAACCAGATATGATTGCGTGTATCGCGGATCGCATTTTGCCAGCCGGCTCCGGGGGCATCGACGGCCACTGCCGGAAACAGCACGAGGAGCTGCAGGACCATGAGCCAGGCGACGATGCGCGCAGCGGCTACGATCGGCGAATCAAGATCGAGGGGAGGTCGATCGAAGTAATAGACAGGATTCTTCGCCTCCGCGAGCGTACCTAGGGTGGATGGGAAACTCATAAGAACAACAGTCACGGCGAGCCAGCCGAAGAACAATTGAAAACGCGGGCTGGACGGCTTGAAATCATATCGCGTTGCCTCCTCGCCGAGGAGCACAAGCCGGTGGACCGCGAGCAGAAACGGCGTCAGCAGGAAACAAAGTCCGACGAGGATTGCCAGCCGCATAGCTGCCTGGCCGAGCGGATCATAGGTCAGCAGCTTCGGCCCAACCGCCGCCGCAACGCTCCCGACCGAAAGGATCAGATAGGCGAACAGGGCCGGCCGCCAGGCCTTTCGCAGTGCGTGGCACAAATCCCAGTAGGCCCAAAACAGCGCAGTCATAACGGAGGGGCGGGGGCGATCCATGCAACACTCTTGCGACAACGGTCGGCATCATTATTCGGGCGCAACCTTAAGGAGACCCTTTCCCGCATCGTTAACGCACGATGACGCTGTCTATGTCGATTTGCACGATCTCATTGACAGAGCGTAGCCCGCATGAGCAACGCGATATGCGGAGCCTACCGCCCCGCATATCGCTTCGCTCATGCGGGCTTACTTGCTACTTTTACCTCACCGCGATCGGCGAAACCGTGGAGCCCGAGCCGCCCTGAATCTTCAGGGGCTGCATCACAAAGGCGAACTCGCCGACGCCTTTTTGCGCAAGTTCATCGAGCTTGAGATTTTCCAACAGGTGAATGCCGTTCACCACCAGCGCGATCTGGTGCACGGGTAGCGACAATTGCTTGTCGGGGTTGGGCGCGACCTCGACCGGCCAGTTGTCGGCGCCGAGCAGCATCGGGTCCTTCGTGGCGAGCCAGAGCGCGGCCTGCACGCCAATGCCGGGACAGGACTTTACGTAGCGCGGATTGTCCTTGCCGTAGAGCTTGCCCCAGCCGGTGTGGATGATCACGGCGTCGCCGGGTTGCAGTGTCAGGTTCTGCTTTTTCAGCGCGCCTTCGAGATCATCCACGGTGATTTCGTAATTGTCCCCGAGCATCTCGACGCCCTTGAAGGCGGCGACGTCGATCAGGACACCGCGCGTGAACAGCGCGCCGACATTATGGATGCCGAACTTCTTGAAGCCGGTGCGGTCGGCGTTCTCGTCGACCTTCTGGCAATTGTACCAACTGTTGAGATGGGTCTGGTGCGCGAAGCCGTCGAACTGCGTGCCGACCTGTCCGAGCTCGGTGATGATGATCTCTTCGTTCGAGCCGCGCATGTTGGAGAACTGGTTCATGAAGGTGCGCTTGGTGTGCACGTCGAAGCGCCGCGTTCCGAAGAACGCCATGCTGGGACCGAGCACGTGCGCCAGTTCGATCACTTCGCCTGATTTGATCAGCTTGGCGGCGTTCAGCACGGAAGCGGGCTTCTGATGATTGGTCGAACCGCGCTCGTCGGCCGCGCCCCATTTCGACGGACAGCGCTGGCTTTCGGTCGGCACCGTCCAGGTCGGTGCCTGCGCATAGGCGGCGGCGGAAAACGCAAGCGTGATCGCCGCACCCAACGTGAATGCTTTCATTTCAAATCCTCCCAAATGAGGGCGCTCTGGCTCGGCACCCCTGACGCAGATAATGCGGGTGCCATCGCGGCCAATTCAAGTCCGATGACGTGCCGGAGGCGGTGGCCCATCGGAAGTTGCGGCGATGTCGGTGACATGAAGGTGTCAGGAATGGTGTGTGTGCGTCATGCCTGTGGCCTTGGCAGCAAGTTCGGAAGTCGCGTCGTGGCCTCTCGCCGAGCCCCATCCTGGCCGGAGGTCACCCGTTTGCGCCAAAAAACTAATTTGTTGTGCAGATTCAAACTGATTTGGGTCGTCCAGTCGTCGGCGCAAAAATATACTGCTTTCCCTCGCACCCAAATCAGCGGCAATTTCCGCGCGTCTCGTCCCGGCAAGAGGGGCGTATCGCGATCGTCACGAACGCGGGACGAGATGCGATGGACGCGAGGGCGTCGGTGCGCACGGTGATTGCAGGGTGAGTGAACCTCATGAGCGACCAGCGGTGCACAAGATGAACGGCGCTTGCTTCCGCCTTCGCTAACGCTCGTCGGACGGGTACCAAGCCCGGCGAAGCCTCTTGGCGAAGACGGGTTGCGTACGGCAAAACCGTGTGGTCCTGACACCCGTGGCTGGTGCCAAGCTGCCGGTGACTAATCTGATCCAACCGGATCGAGTTGGTCATCAAGCCGGCAGTGACGGAGGCCAGAGGAATTCGGCTCCGGGGAGAACACGGCATAAGCCGTCAAACCATTGCGCAGGGAATGCCGGACTGCTCCGGCTGTACCTGTATGCTCGTGTGCACATTTCTATCCACACATTGCACACGAGACCGCGGGTGCGGCGAGCACCCGGCATTCCCTGCACCCTCTCATTTGGAGGGGAGAGGACGTCAGATGCAAACCTCGGGCGCGGTGCGTCGCGAGATCGCGAAACTATATCCACCGTCATTGCGAGCGCGGCGAAGCAATCCATTGTCAACTCGCATGCGGAAAGATGGATTGCTTCGCGGAGCCTGTCATCGGGCGGCGCTTCGCGCCGACCCGTTGGCTCGCAATGACGGGGGTGGGCCGCAGATCATCGGATACCCCACAAATGCGGCATATGACGCTCCCTCGACGCCCCGCAAAATCCTCTAAACGGCAGCGCGATCGGGGGCACGCCGATTTCGGTCACGCCCATGTGAAAGGCCGCTTGCGGATCCAGATTGACTATGACTGACTAGTCAGTCATATATGGGGCATGACAAATGAAGCCACCAAAACCGCTAGGAAATCACGCCCTAAGCCGGCCAATCGCCGGGCCGAGGCGAGGGCGCCGGCTGCCTCGAAGCCCAAACCCGCTTCCAGGCCCGTCTCGAACCGCGCCGAACGCGCCGCCGAACGGCGCGGCGCCATCATCGAGGCGGCGATGGACGAGTTCATTGCGCGTGGATTTGCGGCAACGCGGCTCGATGACATCGCCAAGCGCGCCGGCGTCGCCAAGGGCACGATCTACCTGCACTTCAAGGACAAGGAATCGATGTTCGAGGAACTGATCCGCACCGCCATCGTTCCGCTGGTTGTCCGCCTCAGTTCGACGCCGCCGCCACCGGGCGCATCGGTTCGCGACATGGTGGAGATGTTCGCGCAAAGTTTCATCAAGGAGGTTGCGAGCACACGGCGCGGCGATCTCGTGCGCCTGATCGTGGCCGAAGGGCCGCGGTTTCCGGCGGTGGCCGACTTCTATTACCGCGAGGTGGTGACGCGCGGTCTCTCCGGCATGCGCGCGCTGATCGAACTCGGCATCAGCAAGGGCGAGATCAAGCAAAAGAACCTGGCGCAATTTCCTCAGATCATGGTGGCGCCCGCGCTGATCGCCGTGATCTGGCAGAGTCTTTTCGGCCGACACGCGCCACTGGATGCGATCGCGATGTTCCGGGTGCATCTCGATCTGATTTTTGGCGAACGGAGAACGGCATGACTTCGTCGCGAACGATAACGATCCTGGCCGCGCTGGCACTGGCCGCCGTTCTCACCGGCTGCAAGGAGCGCAGGGATCCGGGCTTTCAGGGCTGGGTCGAGGCCGACATGATCTTCGTCAGCCCCGACGAAAGCGGCCGCGTCACCAAACTCAACGTGCGGGAGGGGGACGAGGTCAAGCCCGGCGATGCCCTCTATACCGTCGACGACGATTTGCAGCAGGCTGACCTCAATCAGAACAAGGCGACGCTTGCCAATGCACAGCAGACCTATGACCGCGCCGCGTCGCTGAGCAAGACCGGCTCCGGCACGCAGGCGAACCTCGATTCGGCGACCTCGGCGTTGCGCGTCGCGGAAGCCCGCGTCAATACCTCGCAGACCCGGCTTGCGCGGCGCAGCGGCTTTGCACCGGTCGGCGGCACCATCCAGCAGATCTATTTCCGCGAAGGCGAGATGGTGCAGGCGCAGCGGCCGGTGTTGTCGATCATGCCGCCCGGCAACATGAAGGTCCGCTTCTTCGTGCCGGAGACGGAATTGCCAAAACTTTCGATCGGCGACGAGGTGAAGGTGACCTGCGACAATTGCGCGGCCGATCTCACCGCGAAGATCTATTTCATCGCGACGACGGCGGAATATACCCCGCCGGTCATCTACAGCCTCGATGAGCGCAACAAGCTGGTCTACCTGATCCAGGCGCGACCGAGCCGGCCTGATGCCTTGCGTGTCGGCCAGCCGATCAGCGTGTTCCTCAATCCAAGGACGCCGGTGGCGGTCAAGCGATGAATGCAGCGCCCGCATCTGCACCCGACATTGCCATCAATGTCGAAGGTCTTTCAAAATCGTTCGGCGGCCGCGAGGTCGTGCATGATCTCTCGATGCAGGTGAAGCGCGGCTCGATCTACGGCTTCCTTGGGCCCAACGGCTCCGGCAAGACCACGACGATCCGCATGCTGTGCGGGCTGTTGACGCCGGACGCCGGCGAGGGCACCTGCCTCGGCTACGACATCCGCCGCGACGCCGACAAGATCAAGCGCCAGGTCGGCTACATGACGCAGCGCTTCAGCCTGTATCAGGATCTGTCGGTGCGCGAGAACCTCGAATTCGTCGCGCGGCTGTACGGCCTGCGCGACGCGCGCGGCGCCGCTCGCGAAATGATCCAGCGGATCGGCCTGAACGGCCGCGAGGAGCAGCTCGCCGGCGAGCTTTCCGGCGGCTGGAAGCAGCGGCTGGCGCTCGGCGCCTGCACGCTGCCCAATCCGCAATTGCTGCTGCTGGACGAGCCGACCGCCGGCGTCGATCCCAAGGCGCGGCGCGATTTCTGGAACGAGATCCACGCGCTCGCCGCCGAAGGGCTGACGGTGCTGGTCTCCACTCATTACATGGACGAGGCCGAGCGCTGCCACGAGATCGCCTACATCGCCTACGGCCATCTGCTGGCGCATGGCACGGTGGACGAGGTGATCGCGAAGTCGGCGTTGTCGACCTGGACCGTCTCGGGCGACGACCTCAACGGGCTTGCGGCCGAACTCACCGGCAAGCCGGGCATCGACATGGTAGCCCCGTTCGGCACCAGCCTGCACGTTTCGGGGCGTGACAAGTCCGCGCTCGAAGCAACGATTGCTCCTTACCGCGACAGGAGGGGATGGCGCTGGGAGGACTCTGAACCGTCGCTGGAAGACGTGTTCATCGATCTCATGACCCGCTCAAAGGACAATTTCCAATGAGTGTGACCGACGTTGCCGGGCAGAATCGCGACGTGCCGGAGCCGGGCTTCGGCTTCTGGCGCCGCAGCTATGCGATGCTTGTGAAGGAATTCATCCAGCTCCGCCGCGACCGGGTGTCGTTCGCGATGATCGTGATGATCCCGGTGATGCAGCTATTGCTGTTCGGCTATGCCATCAACACCACGCCGCGCCATCTGCCGACGGCGGTGCTGGTACAGGAGGACAGCGATCTGGCGCGCTCGGTGCTGAAGGCGATGGAGAATACCAGCTACTTCCGCTTCACGCGCGAAGTGCACAGCGTCGCCGAATTCGACGATCTCCTGCAGTCCGGCAAGGTGCTGTTCGGGGTCGAGATCCCGCGCGGCTTCGAGCGTGCGGTGCGTCGCGGCGACCGTCCGGCGCTGCTGGTCGCCGCCGACGCGACCGATCCGGTCGCGGCCGGCTCTGCGCTCGGCTCGCTCGGTGCCCTGGTGCAGACCGCGCTGGCGCATGACCTCCACATCGGCGATCCGCCTGAGATGCCGTTCGAGATCAGGGCGCATGCCCGCTACAACCCGGCCGCCGAGTCGCGGCTCAACATCGTGCCCGGCCTGGTCGGCACCATCCTCACCATGACCATGCTGATCTTCACCGCGCTGTCGGTGACGCGCGAGATCGAACGCGGCACCATGGAGAGCCTGCTGTCGATGCCGATCAGGCCGGTGGAGGTGATGTTCGGCAAGATCATCCCTTACGTGATCGTCGGCTTCGTCCAGGCCACGCTGATCGTCAGCATTGGGGTCCTGCTGTTCGGAGTGCCGATCCTCGGCAGCGTGACGCTGCTGGCGGCGCTGACGACACTGTTCATCACCACCAACCTGTCGATCGGCTACACCTTCTCCACCATCGTGCAGAACCAGCTGCAGGCGATGCAGATGTCGATGATGTTCTTCCTGCCCAGCATTCTCCTGTCCGGATTCATGTTTCCGTTCGCGGGCATGCCGGTCTGGGCGCAATATCTTGGCGAGGCGCTGCCGCTGACCCATTACATCCGCATCGTCCGCGCCATCATGCTGAAGGGCGCGGCGCCTTCCAACCTGCAGTACGACACGATTGCACTCATTGCACTGATGCTGGTGGCGATGACGATCGCCGTAACGCGCTTCCGTCGCACACTGGACTGAGAGTATAAATGCTCGCAGCAAGTAGTCGGTGGAGAGTGTGCCGCGTCATTGCGAGGAGCGAAGCGACGAAGCAATCCATCTCACCGCAAGCGGCGGCGTGGATTGCTTCGCTTCGCTCGCAATGACGGCTGAGACGGACGCGGCTTGAGTGCGATAGACGGAAGGCCGGCAACAGGTAAGGCGATGGCAGGGTTCTGGGGCAAGAAGGAAGACGGGAAAGAGCTGGCGGTCTCGCCCGACTTCCAGCGCGCATTGACGCAGGAAGTGATGGCGACCGAGCTGCTCCGGATCAAGGCGCTGATTGCGACGACCGTCCTGCTGTCCGCCATTCTCTGGACCGTCTATTTGTTCGCGCCCGAGAAGGTGAGTCAGGTCTGGCACGGCAATCTCAAGCCGCACTATCTCTATTCGGTGATGGTGCCGTTCATCCTGTTCGAGCTGTGGGTGCATGGGGCGATCACCCGGCATATGCGCGAGGGCCGCGACCTGCCTCTGTTCAGGCGCTATCTCGGCGCGCTGATCGAGACCTCGATGCCGACGGTTGCGCTGGCCCTGCACATTAACAGCATGGGGTCGGTGGCCGCACTCGGTTTCGTGGTCCCAATGACCTATTTCATCTTCATCATCCTCTCCACGCTACGGCTGGATTTCTGGCTTTCAACTTTCACCGGCTTCGTCGCGGCGGCGCAGCTGCTTGCGATGGCGCTGTTCTATCATCCGGACCCCGGCCAGGAGCCAAACGTCTTCTATCATGCTGCGCGTAGCCTGATCCTCCTGATCGGCGGCGTGCTCGCCGGCGCGGTCGGGCATCAGTTGCGGCGGCAATTCGAAAAGAGCATCAGGGCCGCCACAGCACGCGACCGCATCACCAACCTGTTCGGCCAGCACGTCTCGCCGCAGGTGGTGGAACGCCTGATGGCGGAAGGTACGCGAACCGACAGCGACATCCGCCGCGTTGCCGTCATGTTCGTCGATTTTCGCAGCTTCACCGCAGGCGCGCGCACACGCACGCCGCAGGAAGTGGTTGATAGGCTCGACGGCGCGTTCGCGGTGCTGGTGGAGATCCTCGATCGCCACGGCGGCATCGTGAACAAGTTTCTGGGCGACGGATTTCTGGCGCTGTTCGGCGCGCCGCTGGAAGCGCCGGACCCGGCGCACCGGGCGGTCGCCGCGGCGCGCGAGATGCTTGAGGCCAACGAACGCGCCAATGAGGGGGCGTCCTGGCCGCTGCGCATCGGCATTGGCATTCACCTCGGCGAAGTGGTCGCCGGCAATATCGGCTCGCCGCGGCGCAAGGAATACACCGTGATCGGCGACACCGTGAACTTCGCCTCAAGATTGGAGGCGCTCAACAAGGATTTCAATTCGCAATTCTTGATCTCCGAAGCTGTTCGCGACGCGCTCGGCGAAGCCTGCGGCGATGCCATCTCGCTCGGCGAGGTCGAGGTCAGGGGCTATGAGCGGCCGATGGCCGTGTGGCGGTTGGGATAGGGGAGTATCGACATGCAGCGGCGTTACATCACTGTGGACGTTTTCACCGATCGCGCCTTCGGCGGCAATCCGCTCGCCGTGGTGCTCGACGCCGGCGGGCTGTCGACCGAACAGATGCAGGCGGTCGCGACCGAGTTCAACTATTCGGAAACGACCTTCGTGCTGCCGCCGGCCGATCGCGCACACGACGCGCAAGTTCGCATCTTCACCGTGAATCGGGAGATACCGTTCGCCGGTCATCCCAACGTCGGCACCGCCTTCGTGCTGGCGACGCTGGCGGACAAGCCGCCGGCGCGGCTGTTGTTCGAGGAAAAGGCCGGCCTCGTGCCGGTTGAGGTCGTGACCGAACAGGGCAAGGTCGTGAACACCGAATTCACCGCGCCGCAGCCGTTGAAGCGGATGTCGCATGTCAGCGCCGAGCAGGCTGCGGCTCTGCTTACATTGTCGGCGAGCGATGTGAGAACTGACCGGCATCCGCCGCAGGTAATCTCGGTGGGGCTGTCGTTCGTCGCGGTTGAACTCGCCTCGCGCGAGGCGCTGCGACGGGCAAGACCCGATGCGCCGGCGTTCGCCAAGACCTTTCCGTGCGACGGCAGCGATGCGGTCTATCTCTACACCCGCGACGTGCCATCAGGCGAAAAGCCGTGCGACTTGCAGGCGAGGATGTTCCATCCCGGCGCCAGCGGGCTGTCCGAAGATCCGGCAACCGGCGGCGCGACGGCGGCGGCCGCAGCGCTGCTCGCCGATCTCGACGACATGAGGGATGGCGAGCTGAAATTACGGATCGGGCAGGGCGTCGACATGGGCCGGCCGAGCCTCTTGCTCACGCGCGTCCGTAAACAGAGTGGCAAGGTCGCCTCCATTCATGTCGGCGGCAGTAGCGTGAAGATGATGGAAGGAACCTTTCAGCTGGCGGGAGAAGGGTGAGTGAAACTATCGCCGCATCGTCATTGCGAGCGAAGCGAAGCAATCCATCGCGCGGCATATAGAAAGGATGGATTGCTTCGTCGCTTCGCTCCTCGCAATGACGATCAAACCTGCGGCGCGACGAGATTCTCCACCTTCACGCCGTCGCGATCCTCGATGATCTCGGCGATCCATTGCCGGTGACAATGCGTATGATCTCGCTCGTAGCAGAGAATGCAGATCGGACCTGACTTCTTCACCAGCGCCGACAACTCGTCGAGCTCCTCCTTCGCCTGAGCCGTCTTCAGATGCGCCGAATAGATCCTGTGCAAGAGACCGAACTTGCCGCTGCGCGCCGCCTCGCGGCCGGACTTCGGCGTGCCCAGCCCCTTCAGGTGCAGATAGGAAATGCCGCGCTCGTCGAGGCCGGCCGCGAGCTGATTCTTGGAAAAGCCCGGCCGGCGCGACGCCGCCACTGCGCGTACATCGACCAGAAGCTTGACGCCGGCGGCTTCCAGCTCGTCGAGTACCGCCTTCGCCGGCGTCTGCTCATAACCGATGGTGAAGAGGCGCTTGGTCTTGCGGGCCATATCGATCCAGACATTATGTCGCTGGCACAAGGCTACGGTACTGGCCGTTCGATGGCTACATCCGCGTTGCCGACAGGGACGGCATACCACATAGTTGCGGCAAAGAGCCAGTCGCTGGCCGTTGCCACAGGGGGAATGCAATGAACCGAATTTGCTGCTCGTTGACGTGGATGCTCGCATGCCTCGTGTTGGGTATTGCCGCAGCGCACGCACAGGGCGGCTACCCCGATCGTGCGGTGAAGATCATCGTCCCGATCGGTCCCGGCGGCAGCTACGATCTGGTCGGACGGCAGCTGGCGGACGCGCTGTCGAAGCGGATGGGGCAGGCCTTCGTTGTCGAGAACAAGCCGGGCGCCGGCACGGTTGTTGGCACGCAGGCGGCAAGCCAGAGCGAGGCGGATGGCTACACGCTGGTGGTCGGCGGGCTCTCCAACATGGCCTTCAATTCGGCGCTGTATTCCAAGCTCGCCTACGATCCGCGCAAGGATTTCGTGCCGGTCGCGCTGATCTACAAGTTCGGCTACGTCATGGTCGGCCGCAAGGATCTGCCGCATGGCAAGCTGGCTGACATCGTCGCGGCCGCAAAGGCCAACCCGGGCTCGATCTCGGTGGCGACCGCCGGCGTCGGCACCGGCCAGCATCTCGTGGCCGCCGCCTTCATGAAAGCCGCGGGCGTGAAATTTCAGGAAATACCCTACAAGGGGTCGCCGCCGGCCTTCACCGATCTGCTGGCGGGCCGCATCGACCTGTTTTTCGATTCGAACGCTGCCGGGCTCCCTTACGTTCAGTCGGGCCAGGCGAAAGGCATTGCGCTGCTGTCGTCGAAGCGCAGCCCGCTCGCGCCCGATGTGCCGACGATGTCGGAAGCCGGCGTATCCGGCCTCGATGTCGATTCCTGGCTCGGGATCTTCGCGCCCGCCAAGACGCCGCCGGAGGTGATCGCAAAGCTGCGCCGGGAAATCCGCGCCTCGCTGCCCGAACTCAAGGACCGCTTCGAGAAGAGCGGCGGTGAGGTGTGGGATCTGCCGGACGATAAGGTCGACGCCTTCGTCGCCTCCGAATACGAGAGCTGGACCAAGCTGATCCGCGAGGCCGGCATCAAGCTCGATTGACGCCGGATTACTTCACCCGCTCGATCAATTCCATCGCACCCGCCGGCGCGCGCACCTTGCCCTCGTGGATCACATAGGCAAATACGTCGCGCGGCGCCTTCGCAGGCTTGGCGGTCTTGTCGACCCGCGGCAGATCGTCCGGCTCGCCACCGGCGGCCCAGGCCTGGAAGCGCTTGGCCCAGGCGTCGAGCTGCTTCGGCGGGTAACACGTCTTGAGCTCGTCATTGCCCTTCTGCAGCCGCGCATAAACGAAGTCGCTGACCACATCGGCAATCGCGGGATATTTGCCGTGCTCGGCGAACACCACCGGCGTTTCGAACTCGCGCAGCAAGGCAACGAACTCCGGCACGCAGAAACTGTCATGCCGCACCTCGACCACGTGACGGAGCGCGCGGCCGTCGAGCTTACGCGGCAAGAGCTCGAGGAATTTGCCGAAATCGGCGCTATCGAATTTTTTGGTCGGCGCGAACTGCCAGAGCACCGGGCCGAGCCGGTCGCCAAGCTCCATCACACCGGAATCGTAGAAGCGCTTCACGGAATCGCCGGCCTCCGCCAGCACACGGCGGTTGGTCGCGAAGCGCGGTCCCTTCAATGAGAACACGAAACCATCAGGCACTTCACGC contains these protein-coding regions:
- a CDS encoding ABC transporter ATP-binding protein; this encodes MNAAPASAPDIAINVEGLSKSFGGREVVHDLSMQVKRGSIYGFLGPNGSGKTTTIRMLCGLLTPDAGEGTCLGYDIRRDADKIKRQVGYMTQRFSLYQDLSVRENLEFVARLYGLRDARGAAREMIQRIGLNGREEQLAGELSGGWKQRLALGACTLPNPQLLLLDEPTAGVDPKARRDFWNEIHALAAEGLTVLVSTHYMDEAERCHEIAYIAYGHLLAHGTVDEVIAKSALSTWTVSGDDLNGLAAELTGKPGIDMVAPFGTSLHVSGRDKSALEATIAPYRDRRGWRWEDSEPSLEDVFIDLMTRSKDNFQ
- a CDS encoding DUF72 domain-containing protein, with translation MSKASKSTAKNSGSIYIGIGGWTFEPWRGVFYPEKLAQAKELSYAASKLTSIEINGTYYGSQKPESFRKWAREVPDGFVFSLKGPRFATNRRVLAEAGDSVKRFYDSGVMELGDRLGPVLWQFAPTKKFDSADFGKFLELLPRKLDGRALRHVVEVRHDSFCVPEFVALLREFETPVVFAEHGKYPAIADVVSDFVYARLQKGNDELKTCYPPKQLDAWAKRFQAWAAGGEPDDLPRVDKTAKPAKAPRDVFAYVIHEGKVRAPAGAMELIERVK
- a CDS encoding DUF488 family protein — translated: MARKTKRLFTIGYEQTPAKAVLDELEAAGVKLLVDVRAVAASRRPGFSKNQLAAGLDERGISYLHLKGLGTPKSGREAARSGKFGLLHRIYSAHLKTAQAKEELDELSALVKKSGPICILCYERDHTHCHRQWIAEIIEDRDGVKVENLVAPQV
- a CDS encoding cyclase family protein, with protein sequence MKAFTLGAAITLAFSAAAYAQAPTWTVPTESQRCPSKWGAADERGSTNHQKPASVLNAAKLIKSGEVIELAHVLGPSMAFFGTRRFDVHTKRTFMNQFSNMRGSNEEIIITELGQVGTQFDGFAHQTHLNSWYNCQKVDENADRTGFKKFGIHNVGALFTRGVLIDVAAFKGVEMLGDNYEITVDDLEGALKKQNLTLQPGDAVIIHTGWGKLYGKDNPRYVKSCPGIGVQAALWLATKDPMLLGADNWPVEVAPNPDKQLSLPVHQIALVVNGIHLLENLKLDELAQKGVGEFAFVMQPLKIQGGSGSTVSPIAVR
- a CDS encoding HlyD family secretion protein encodes the protein MTSSRTITILAALALAAVLTGCKERRDPGFQGWVEADMIFVSPDESGRVTKLNVREGDEVKPGDALYTVDDDLQQADLNQNKATLANAQQTYDRAASLSKTGSGTQANLDSATSALRVAEARVNTSQTRLARRSGFAPVGGTIQQIYFREGEMVQAQRPVLSIMPPGNMKVRFFVPETELPKLSIGDEVKVTCDNCAADLTAKIYFIATTAEYTPPVIYSLDERNKLVYLIQARPSRPDALRVGQPISVFLNPRTPVAVKR
- a CDS encoding tripartite tricarboxylate transporter substrate binding protein, with protein sequence MNRICCSLTWMLACLVLGIAAAHAQGGYPDRAVKIIVPIGPGGSYDLVGRQLADALSKRMGQAFVVENKPGAGTVVGTQAASQSEADGYTLVVGGLSNMAFNSALYSKLAYDPRKDFVPVALIYKFGYVMVGRKDLPHGKLADIVAAAKANPGSISVATAGVGTGQHLVAAAFMKAAGVKFQEIPYKGSPPAFTDLLAGRIDLFFDSNAAGLPYVQSGQAKGIALLSSKRSPLAPDVPTMSEAGVSGLDVDSWLGIFAPAKTPPEVIAKLRREIRASLPELKDRFEKSGGEVWDLPDDKVDAFVASEYESWTKLIREAGIKLD
- a CDS encoding adenylate/guanylate cyclase domain-containing protein; its protein translation is MAGFWGKKEDGKELAVSPDFQRALTQEVMATELLRIKALIATTVLLSAILWTVYLFAPEKVSQVWHGNLKPHYLYSVMVPFILFELWVHGAITRHMREGRDLPLFRRYLGALIETSMPTVALALHINSMGSVAALGFVVPMTYFIFIILSTLRLDFWLSTFTGFVAAAQLLAMALFYHPDPGQEPNVFYHAARSLILLIGGVLAGAVGHQLRRQFEKSIRAATARDRITNLFGQHVSPQVVERLMAEGTRTDSDIRRVAVMFVDFRSFTAGARTRTPQEVVDRLDGAFAVLVEILDRHGGIVNKFLGDGFLALFGAPLEAPDPAHRAVAAAREMLEANERANEGASWPLRIGIGIHLGEVVAGNIGSPRRKEYTVIGDTVNFASRLEALNKDFNSQFLISEAVRDALGEACGDAISLGEVEVRGYERPMAVWRLG
- a CDS encoding TetR/AcrR family transcriptional regulator, yielding MTNEATKTARKSRPKPANRRAEARAPAASKPKPASRPVSNRAERAAERRGAIIEAAMDEFIARGFAATRLDDIAKRAGVAKGTIYLHFKDKESMFEELIRTAIVPLVVRLSSTPPPPGASVRDMVEMFAQSFIKEVASTRRGDLVRLIVAEGPRFPAVADFYYREVVTRGLSGMRALIELGISKGEIKQKNLAQFPQIMVAPALIAVIWQSLFGRHAPLDAIAMFRVHLDLIFGERRTA
- a CDS encoding ABC transporter permease, yielding MSVTDVAGQNRDVPEPGFGFWRRSYAMLVKEFIQLRRDRVSFAMIVMIPVMQLLLFGYAINTTPRHLPTAVLVQEDSDLARSVLKAMENTSYFRFTREVHSVAEFDDLLQSGKVLFGVEIPRGFERAVRRGDRPALLVAADATDPVAAGSALGSLGALVQTALAHDLHIGDPPEMPFEIRAHARYNPAAESRLNIVPGLVGTILTMTMLIFTALSVTREIERGTMESLLSMPIRPVEVMFGKIIPYVIVGFVQATLIVSIGVLLFGVPILGSVTLLAALTTLFITTNLSIGYTFSTIVQNQLQAMQMSMMFFLPSILLSGFMFPFAGMPVWAQYLGEALPLTHYIRIVRAIMLKGAAPSNLQYDTIALIALMLVAMTIAVTRFRRTLD
- a CDS encoding PhzF family phenazine biosynthesis protein, which produces MQRRYITVDVFTDRAFGGNPLAVVLDAGGLSTEQMQAVATEFNYSETTFVLPPADRAHDAQVRIFTVNREIPFAGHPNVGTAFVLATLADKPPARLLFEEKAGLVPVEVVTEQGKVVNTEFTAPQPLKRMSHVSAEQAAALLTLSASDVRTDRHPPQVISVGLSFVAVELASREALRRARPDAPAFAKTFPCDGSDAVYLYTRDVPSGEKPCDLQARMFHPGASGLSEDPATGGATAAAAALLADLDDMRDGELKLRIGQGVDMGRPSLLLTRVRKQSGKVASIHVGGSSVKMMEGTFQLAGEG